Below is a window of Pseudomonas monteilii DNA.
GCTGCCTCGGGGATGTTCGGCTGGCACGGCGGCCAGCAGCGCCTGGGTATAAGGATGACGGGGCGCACGCAGCACGGCCTGCATCGGGCCTTGCTCGACCACCTCGCCATGGCGCAGCACGATCACCTCGTCGGCCAGTTGCGCGACCACTGCCAGGTCATGGCTGATGATCAGCAGCGAAGCGCCGCGCGCCTTGATCTGCTGGAACACCTCCAGAATCTGCGCCTGTACCGTGGCGTCCAGGGCCGTGGTCGGCTCGTCGGCGATCACCAGGGCCGGCGCCATGGCCAGCGCGCTGGCGATCAGCGCACGCTGGCGCAGCCCACCGGACAACTGTCCCGGGCGCTGTCGTGCGCGCAGCGCCGGCTCCGGCACGCCGACCCGCTCGAGCAGCGTCAGCACCTGGGCCGGACGATCGCGGCGGTGGCCATGATCGTGGGTGTCGAGCACCTCGAGAATCTCCTTGCCCACTGGGCGTAACGGGTCGAGCGATACCAGCGCATCCTGCAGCACGAAGCCGATGTCCTTGCCACGCACCCGACGCCACTGCCGCTCGCTCAGCGCCAGCAGGTCATGCTCGCCGAAGCGCAACTGCCGGGCCTGCACCTGGGCCTGAGGACCGGCCAGGCCGACCAGGCTGCGGGCACTGACGCTCTTGCCCGAGCCGGACTCGCCCACCAGGGCGATGCAGCGCCCCGGCGCCAGGCTGAAGGACAACTCGTGGACCACGTGCTGGCCCGCGAAGGCCACGCTCAGGCCCTCGACGGTCAAGGTCTTGTCGCTCATGGGTGACGGCCCTCCAGGCGTTGTTGCAGGTAGCGGCCCGCCACCGTGGTCGACAGGGTCGTCAGCACGATGAACAGGCCAGGGAAGAAGGTCAGCCACCAGGCATTGGCGATGAAGTCACGGCCCATCGACAGCATGGTGCCCCACTCCGGCGCCGGTGGCCGGGCACCCAGGCCGAGGAAGCTCAGGGCCGAGGCCCAGACGATCGCCTGGCCGACGCCCATGGTCAGGGTCACCACCAGCGGCCGCATGGCGTTGGGCAGCAGCTGGCGCAGGATGATGCGCCGGCGGGAATGGCCCAGGGCCTGCGCCGCTTCGATGTAGCCGGCGTTGCGCACGGCGCGCACCTGCCCGCGGACCAGCCGCGCATAGCCCGGTGCGCCGCCCAAGCCGGTGGCGACGATCAGCGGGCCGAGGCCACTGCCGAAGATCGCCACGAACAGCAGCGCCAGGATCAGGCTGGGAAAGGCGAACAGCACCTCCAGCACCCAGCCCACGCTGCGGTCCAGGCGGGCGCCGCCCAGGCCGCCCAGCAGCCCCAGGACGATGGCCAGGCCCATCGCCAGTGCCGTGGCCGCCACGCCGA
It encodes the following:
- a CDS encoding peptide ABC transporter permease encodes the protein MTDLTLDAPRLAPRRQRTWRLPPWGASLALAFLAALLLAALVPQAFTPLDPLAIVPREAFQPPSAAHWLGTDQSGRDIFARIVHGTRQSLFIGVAATALAMGLAIVLGLLGGLGGARLDRSVGWVLEVLFAFPSLILALLFVAIFGSGLGPLIVATGLGGAPGYARLVRGQVRAVRNAGYIEAAQALGHSRRRIILRQLLPNAMRPLVVTLTMGVGQAIVWASALSFLGLGARPPAPEWGTMLSMGRDFIANAWWLTFFPGLFIVLTTLSTTVAGRYLQQRLEGRHP